The Rhizoctonia solani chromosome 4, complete sequence genome contains a region encoding:
- a CDS encoding imitation switch two complex protein: MPLVRRKQVAMHSLPPELIDNPNDTRDVFYLEETGEIFLDYESYASRMSFYKMKVFQCETTGKGGLDYFQALHSEQTESSNLLARFPEPLKVAVLRSVQWRIVGRLDSLVDQVYDRYVDRYHAGEKIFVDIQGEKYWARILKVFPPKALVATWSAHNGNNVSSSTNPNMLTPSRAPPNGLSPLNPNYTNPNSPSGGDLSLPPQEALAKDDPAAYFYQVQLIEEGDEDDLPEANGAGASSSGGTKWAGSTMEVQMGVMSRTGWRLPALATKYGLETEMPSAMRKSMERAKAGELEKRKKVWEDKEDRPSKKVKKQGDTGDDSGRATPVGKVKETPTPAPVRRYPIEDLDVAGRLIIRPPFSREVPFGEWGPGACEKFLMVWSILTTFGKPLRLSFFTMDEFEQALNHVYTPPNEHKFPRVVPLMAEIHGTLLLHIAERADKLVTPVWVGDYGPLYDLFNDQAIIFRSEYHKLKAVMPREEAYAQADATNKKQFAKFSGPEEDVQAHVWRTKLGQVKPTELSIEELVELVRLNSFMYPEWREGVIGGPDEIAAWEIVLIGCLAEYATPETFPRVRSVVGQILKPPPIAKPAEQSDAPKIATLDDPDSDSEVGSNGGGGEDELNYRWGWMALTPRDKLELLAFLADLAMTSRGIRSFMDECDARLTTLRKEKIEVNRERKRVAELLEEAGVSVTKMEEKMNSTANQNGDAEETGDAASETGSASTTPLPESGTTTRRKSRTAPSSTAPNSHSGTPESTHPVNQRAAARAQAAEHKGLVKQRQAHIDEAAKLEKQLAEIEREFRQLLGATRMKPLGKDRFHNRLWWFDGIAGVGATGKVSEGKGNKGKGRTVEKEREREAQGVGRIFLQGPEKGEWEFVMNGRDERAVQARRIAEEGEEFMLEPGEWAMYAEPEQIEEFIAWLNPKGTRELHLKNSMAKWGEPLMAAVGKRSLELSGGNRGQANETRRSSRVKAGAGDSRESYLTWTNKRVR; this comes from the exons TTCCCCGAACCACTCAAAGTTGCAGTATTGCGGTCGGTTCAATGGC GTATCGTGGGAAGGCTAGACAGTCTCGTAGACCAAGTCTACGACCGCTATGTAGATCGATACCACGCTGGAGAGA AGATATTCGTAGATATTCAAGGCGAAAA GTACTGGGCTCGTATACTCAAGGTTTTCCCGCCAAAGGCACTTGTAGCTACCTGGTCCGCCCACAACGGGAACAACGTTTCTTCCTCTACCAATCCCAACATGCTCACTCCCAGCCGAGCGCCACCCAACGGCCTATCACCTCTCAATCCGAATTACACCAACCCCAACTCGCCATCTG GTGGAGATTTATCCCTTCCTCCCCAAGAAGCTTTGGCCAAAGACGACCCCGCCGCGTACTTTTATCAAGTACAGTTGATTGAGGAGGGCGATGAGGATGACCTCCCTGAGGCCAACGGTGCAGGTGCAAGTAGTAGTGGCGGAACTAAATGGgctggaagcacaatggaggTCCAAATGGGCGTCATGAG TCGGACCGGTTGGCGTTTA CCTGCGCTGGCAACAAAATATGGTCTCGAGACGGAGATGCCAT CCGCGATGCGAAAGAGTATGGAGCGTGCAAAAGCCGGAGAACTAGAAAAGCGCAAAAAGGTTTGGGAAGACAAAGAGGATAGACCGTCAAAAAAGGTCAAGAAGCAAGGTGATACAGGCG ATGATAGTGGGCGTGCTACGCCTGTTGGTAAAGTCAAAGAAACCCCAACGCCCGCTCCAGTGCGACGATACCCGATTGAAGACCTCGACGTG GCGGGCCGGTTAATAATTCGACCACCTTTCAGTCGAGAGGTACCGTTCGGAGAATGGGGCCCTGGTGCATGCGAAAAGTTCCTGATGGTTTGGTCGATATTGACCACATTTGG GAAACCTCTACGATTGAGCTTTTTCACTATGGACGAGTTTGAACAGGCATTAAACCATGTGTATACGCCTCCAAACGAACACAAATTCCCGCGCGTCGTCCCGCTTATGGCCGAGATTCATGGCACTTTATTGCTGCACATTGCCGAACGGGCCGATAAGCTGGTCACTCCTGTTTGGGTCGGCGACTACGGCCCCCTGTACGACTTGTTTAACGATCAAGCAATAATTTTCCGGAGTGAATACCATAAGTTGAAGGCTGTAATGCCTCGAGAGGAGGCGTATGCCCAAGCTGACGCCACGAACAAAAAGCAATTTGCCAAGTTCAGTGGGCCAGAGGAAGATGTACAAGCTCATGTCTGGAGGACAAAGCTCGGTCAGGTTAAACCTACCGAACTGAGCATCGAGGAATTGGTGGAATTAGTCCGGCTCAATTCTTTCATGTATCCCGAGTGGCGAGAGGGAGTTATCGGTGGGCCGGATGAGATAGCGGCATGGGAGATAGTTCTGATTGGGTGTTTGGCCGAG TACGCGACACCAGAAACCTTCCCTCGAGTACGCTCGGTCGTTGGCCAAATCCTCAAACCCCCGCCCATCGCTAAACCTGCTGAACAATCTGACGCACCAAAAATCGCTACCCTCGACGACCCCGATTCTGATTCGGAGGTTGGCTCTAATGGTGGTGGCGGTGAAGATGAACTCAATTACAGGTGGGGATGGATGGCGTTGACACCCCGGGACAAACTTGAGTTGCTGGCCTTTTTGGCTGATTTGGCCATGACGAGTCGAGGAATACGTTCCTTTATGGACGAATGTGACGCAAGGCTGACTACTTTGCGCAAGGAGAAGATTGAGGTCAACAGGGAGAGAAAAAGAGT TGCCGAATTGTTGGAAGAGGCAGGCGTGTCGGTCACCAAGATGGAAGAAAAGATGAATAGCACTGCGAACCAGAATGGCGATGCTGAGGAAACGGGCGATGCTGCATCCGAGACTGGATCCGCATCCACCACCCCCTTGCCTGAATCGGGCACTACTACGCGACGGAAATCACGTACTGCCCCTAGCTCGACAGCACCCAACTCCCATTCTGGAACTCCAGAATCAACCCACCCTGTTAACCAACGCGCAGCAGCGCGCGCACAGGCAGCCGAACACAAGGGTCTTGTCAAACAACGCCAGGCCCATATCGACGAGGCCGCCAAGCTCGAAAAGCAGCTCGCCGAGATTGAGCGCGAGTTTAGGCAGTTGTTGGGCGCGACTCGTATGAAGCCATTGGGAAAGGATCGATTCCACAATCGTTTATGGTGGTTCGATGGGATTGCTGGAGTCGGGGCAACAGGGAAAGTTTCTGAAGGGAAGGGGAACAAGGGGAAAGGTCGAACAGTCGAAAAGGAGAGGGAGCGAGAAGCACAGGGCGTTGGAAGAATCTTCTTGCAAGGCCCCGAAAAGGGAGAATGGGAGTTTGTCATGAACGGGCGTGACGAACGAGCTGTGCAGGCGCGAAGAATTGCCGAGGAGGGAGAGGAGTTTATGCTCGAGCCCGGCGAGTGGGCCATGTATGCGGAACCCGAGCAG ATTGAAGAATTTATTGCGTGGTTGAACCCCAAGGGAACGCGAGAGCTTCATCTGAAAAACTCCATGGCCAAATGGGGAGAACCATTGATGGCTGCTGTCGGGAAGCGTAGTTTG GAGCTATCTGGCGGCAATCGCGGACAAGCAAACGAGACGAGACGTAGTAGTCGTGTGAAAGCTGGCGCTGGAGACAGTCGCGAGTCCTATCTTACTTGGACAAATAAACGTGTTAGATAA
- a CDS encoding Transmembrane amino acid transporter protein, which produces MASNTPNQRSHPTLIQTTGTPIRYGTPVGQGTHLIGTPIPRQNLQVQGGDPDTPRRSSFSGRMRAASLSVRDAIGSYQHSQTQLYGTFLGSPSNVSHMRRRLEDEEANVSEDGDLTGEEEWSDEEREGDDYDVDEEQEQDDESHDLDAQRLIIRPGPMLNEYGTSPRSILREPGSVASSPDERRLLLATKVPTYSDNASDSRGRPLGQTFTSNSSPRTRRLSIVSRRKSISRPPRGSSSYGQTLFNAIAILLGVGMLSEPLAFAYAGWVGGFILITFYGFLTCYTAKILARIILSDGRLRTYADIGQKAFGPRSNAFTSLLFCLELFSLRRVRIYVVLVVLFSDSMHAVAPQFSSHEYKVLGLIMYVQDICLILTIDLTIAASTPHMHTQAPGSLWEAAPTDLAPNWAALPVSFGLFMAGFAGHAVIPSLARDMAEPEHFDSMINWAFFVATLVYGIVGAGGYVMFGRDVSDEVSVDLMKIPEYNQTLNKVAVWMLVISPLTKFALCTRPVRSTPIFVNITIEIMLGIEQSHAPAHSPERPPSPSQKQQAHIDMVPSHQAREKRNNILRAIERTGLALAVVAVAILFPEFGVVMAFLGAFSAFMLCVIGPICAKSALNRKVEVLDAFLLVVAVGMAGAGTWVAFATGKGA; this is translated from the exons ATGGCTAGCAATACCCCGAATCAACGTTCGCATCCAACTCTCATACAGACAACTGGGACTCCGATTCGCTATGGAACGCCGGTCGGGCAAGGGACACACTTAATAGGGACACCAATCCCCAGACAGAATTTACAAGTCCAGGGTGGGGATCCCGACACACCGAGAAGAAGTTCGTTTTCAGGCCGAATGAGGGCGGCGTCTCTCAGTGTCCGGGATGCAATTGGATCAT ATCAACACTCCCAGACTCAGCTTTATGGTACTTTTTTGGGCTCCCCCTCGAACGTCAGCCATATGCGAAGAAGATTGGAAGATGAAGAGGCCAATGTATCGGAGGATGGGGATCTCACTGGCGAGGAGGAGTGGTCAGATGAAGAACGGGAAGGTGATGACTATGACGTCGATGAAGAACAAGAACAGGACGACGAATCCCATGACTTGGACGCTCAACGCCTAATCATTCGACCCGGACCGATGCTCAACGAGTATGGAACTAGTCCACGTTCCATATTACGCGAGCCTGGGTCTGTTGCGTCCAGTCCAGATGAACGGCGGCTATTACTCGCCACCAAGGTACCAACATATTCGGACAACGCGAGCGATTCTAGGGGACGGCCCCTTGGACAAACATTTACCAGTAATTCATCCCCTCGTACCCGCCGGCTCTCGATAGTTAGTCGCCGGAAGAGCATCTCCAGACCACCCCGGGGATCTTCCAGTTATGGACAAACT CTCTTCAACGCGATCGCCATCTTGCTTGGTGTCGGGATGCTTTCGGAGCCACTGGCATTCGCATATGCCGGATGGGTTGGAGGTTTCATCTTGATTACGTTCTATGGATTTTTGACTTGCTACAC TGCGAAAATACTCGCACGAATCATTTTGTCCGACGGACGGTTGCGCACGTACGCTGACATTGGTCAAAAGGCATTCGGGCCAAGGAGCAATGCCTTTACCAGCTTACTTTTCTGTTTGGAGCTTTTCTCTCTTAGGCGAGTACGCATTTA TGTTGTGCTTGTAGTCTTATTTAGCGATAGTATGCACGCAGTCGCACCACAATTCTCCTCCCATGAATACAAAGTGCTAGGCCTTATCAT GTATGTCCAAGACATCTGTCTGATTTTGACTATCGATCTCACGATCGCCGCGTCTACTCCTCACATGCAT ACTCAAGCTCCTGGAAGTCTGTGGGAAGCAGCGCCAACAGACTTGGCTCCCAACTGGGCCGCGCTTCCGGTGTCCTTTGGGCTTTTTATGGCTGGC TTCGCTGGTCACGCTGTCATACCTTCGTTAGCACGGGACATGGCAGAGCCAGAACACTTTGACAGCATGATTAACTGGGCGTTC TTCGTCGCTACCCTTGTGTATGGTATTGTTGGTGCCGGCGGATATGTTATGTTTGGGAGGGACGTAAGCGATGAA GTTAGCGTCGACTTAATGAAGATACCCGAATATAATCAAACTCTTAACAAGGTAGCTGTGTGGATGTTGGTTATCAGCCCATT GACTAAATTTGCCTTGTGCACTCGCCCTGTAAGATCAACCCCGATTTTTG TAAATATCACCATCGAAATTATGCTCGGAATCGAACAATCTCATGCCCCGGCTCATTCACCCGAACGACCTCCCTCTCCATCACAAAAACAGCAAGCACATATCGACATGGTTCCTTCTCACCAAGCTCGCGAAAAGCGAAACAATATCCTGCGTGCTATCGAGCGCACCGGTCTTGCTCTAGCCGTGGTTGCGGTTGCGATTCTGTTCCCAGAATTCGGAGTCGTCATGGCCTTCCTTGGCGCATTCAGCGCGTTTATGTTGTGTGTCATTGGCCCTATATGCGCCAAATCTGCATTGAACCGAAAGGTCGAAGTTCTCGACGCATTTTTACTGGTTGTTGCAGTCGGAATGGCTGGTGCTGGAACTTGGGTCGCGTTTGCAACAGGAAAGGGTGCATAG